Proteins found in one Triticum aestivum cultivar Chinese Spring chromosome 4D, IWGSC CS RefSeq v2.1, whole genome shotgun sequence genomic segment:
- the LOC123099314 gene encoding 3-ketoacyl-CoA synthase 6-like gives MGFSPHAKHFLGIVILLLACTIVHNATELSLPMPLLRWFHDFPYTHHLLLMGLLPATVAAIFLTMKLRPCTAYLIDYACFKGSTNCRVPISTFIEHMHLTPFLDGRSIKFMTRLLERSGIGNESNLPPTIHYIPVYRSLMEARAEAELVVFSAIDDLFAKTGAAPDAVSILVVNCSVFAPVPSISDMIVSRYKLHHDIRCLNLSGMGCSAGVTAVGLATRLLQATRRQHGAQFAMVVSTETLTSNFYEGKERPMQLSNMLFRVGGAAALLSTSKEKARFRLRHFVRTITGAASDAAYKCIFQEEDAEGHLGMNLSKDLPAVAADALKANITAIGPLILPLAEQLLFALHAAASFVWSKLPIDTKRVFSPYVPDFRKAFDHFCIHTGGPTAIDGVQRILELSDEHVEPARMTLYRFGNTSSSSVWYELAYVEAKGRMSKADRVWMIGFGSGFECVSAVWECIRPADDPDKAWAECIHRYPAGEHSRAPEIIEC, from the coding sequence ATGGGCTTTTCACCGCATGCGAAGCATTTCCTAGGCATTGTTATCTTGTTGCTTGCATGCACCATCGTCCACAACGCGACAGAGCTGAGTCTTCCCATGCCGCTCCTGCGCTGGTTTCACGATTTCCCATACACCCACCACCTCCTCCTGATGGGTCTTCTTCCCGCCACCGTGGCCGCCATATTCCTGACCATGAAGTTGCGTCCCTGTACCGCATACCTCATCGACTATGCTTGCTTTAAGGGTAGTACCAACTGCCGCGTCCCGATTTCCACCTTCATCGAGCATATGCACCTGACACCGTTCTTGGACGGTCGCAGCATCAAGTTCATGACGCGTTTGCTGGAACGCAGTGGCATCGGCAACGAGTCGAACCTGCCCCCCACTATCCACTACATCCCCGTGTACCGAAGCTTGATGGAAGCCCGTGCTGAAGCAGAGCTGGTCGTCTTCTCTGCCATTGACGACCTGTTCGCGAAGACTGGCGCCGCCCCTGACGCCGTGAGCATACTCGTCGTCAACTGCAGCGTATTCGCCCCAGTGCCGTCCATCAGCGACATGATCGTGAGCAGATACAAGCTCCACCATGACATCCGCTGCCTAAACCTATCAGGCATGGGGTGTAGCGCGGGTGTGACGGCGGTGGGCCTCGCGACCAGGCTACTGCAGGCGACGCGGCGGCAACATGGTGCGCAGTTCGCTATGGTCGTCTCCACGGAAACGCTCACCTCCAACTTCTACGAGGGCAAGGAGCGGCCCATGCAGCTGTCCAACATGCTATTCCGCGTGGGCGGCGCTGCCGCGCTCCTGTCCACGTCCAAGGAAAAGGCGCGGTTCCGTCTCAGGCACTTCGTGCGAACCATCACGGGTGCCGCAAGTGATGCCGCCTACAAGTGTATCTTCCAGGAGGAGGATGCCGAGGGACACTTAGGGATGAACCTGTCCAAGGACCTCCCGGCCGTCGCGGCCGACGCTCTAAAGGCCAACATCACTGCCATCGGCCCCCTCATCCTGCCACTCGCCGAGCAGCTGCTCTTTGCATTACATGCAGCAGCGTCTTTCGTATGGAGCAAGCTGCCCATCGACACCAAGCGGGTCTTCAGTCCGTACGTCCCGGATTTCCGCAAGGCTTTCGATCACTTCTGCATCCACACAGGGGGCCCTACGGCGATCGATGGTGTACAGCGCATCCTCGAGCTATCGGACGAACACGTGGAGCCAGCGCGCATGACCCTTTACAGGTTTGGGAACACATCAAGCAGCTCAGTGTGGTACGAGCTGGCGTACGTCGAGGCCAAGGGCCGGATGTCCAAGGCTGATCGTGTTTGGATGATTGGGTTTGGGTCCGGGTTTGAGTGCGTTAGCGCTGTCTGGGAGTGCATTCGGCCGGCGGACGACCCGGACAAAGCATGGGCTGAGTGCATACATCGATACCCGGCCGGTGAGCATTCCCGTGCGCCGGAGATCATCGAATGCTAG